One Halobaculum sp. CBA1158 DNA segment encodes these proteins:
- a CDS encoding inorganic diphosphatase, which yields MTNLWEDLETGPNAPEEIYAVVECLKGERNKYEYDKDIPGVMLDRVLHSNVHYPSDYGFIPQSYYDDEDPFDVLVLVEDQTFPGCVIEARPVALMKMDDDGEQDDKVIAVPSEDPRYDHIEDLEDVPQQQLDEIDEFFQTYKNLEEGKEVETLGWEDKQAAMDAIEHAQDLYDEQIA from the coding sequence ATGACGAACCTCTGGGAAGACCTCGAGACGGGGCCGAACGCCCCCGAGGAGATCTACGCCGTCGTGGAGTGCCTGAAGGGCGAGCGCAACAAGTACGAGTACGACAAGGACATCCCGGGCGTGATGCTCGACCGCGTCCTCCACTCGAACGTCCACTACCCGTCGGACTACGGCTTCATCCCGCAGTCGTACTACGACGACGAGGACCCCTTCGACGTGCTCGTGCTCGTCGAAGATCAGACGTTCCCCGGCTGCGTCATCGAGGCCCGCCCGGTCGCGCTCATGAAGATGGACGACGACGGCGAGCAGGACGACAAGGTCATCGCCGTCCCGAGTGAGGATCCCCGCTACGATCACATCGAGGACCTGGAAGACGTCCCGCAGCAGCAACTCGACGAGATCGACGAGTTCTTCCAGACCTACAAGAACCTCGAGGAGGGCAAAGAGGTCGAGACCCTGGGCTGGGAGGACAAGCAGGCCGCGATGGACGCCATCGAGCACGCGCAGGACCTCTACGACGAGCAGATCGCGTAA
- a CDS encoding endonuclease V: MPDPVRPEFLPDPALDRDGMESLQRDIAEAARFSDDLPIDPSTVRVGDDTAGRDDPVALDDFDAGSDDSGDGSGLSSSTGNGSGSDPAPEPPLVAGVDQAFLDDRAVSAVVVLRGGEVVERTYAVTDLSVPYVPGLLAFREGGPIVDALATLATDPDLYVLDGSGRIHFRQAGIATHVGVLFDAPAVGVAKSLLCGTPDGDVDGRPAGWRTPIRADDRVDAPAGTVIGHAYQSRQYDSSPVINPLYVSPGHRVSADTATDIVASLGGEYKLPEPTRLADAYAEEAKREVAGDDRE; this comes from the coding sequence ATGCCCGATCCGGTCCGGCCCGAGTTCCTTCCCGACCCGGCGCTCGACCGCGACGGGATGGAGTCGCTCCAGCGCGACATCGCCGAGGCCGCCCGCTTCTCGGACGACCTCCCGATCGATCCGTCGACCGTGAGAGTCGGTGACGACACCGCCGGTCGCGACGATCCCGTCGCCCTCGACGACTTCGACGCCGGCAGCGACGATTCCGGCGACGGTTCCGGACTCAGTTCGTCCACCGGCAACGGGTCCGGAAGCGATCCCGCACCGGAACCGCCGCTGGTCGCCGGCGTCGACCAGGCGTTTCTCGACGACCGCGCCGTCTCCGCCGTCGTCGTCCTGCGAGGCGGCGAGGTGGTCGAGCGGACGTACGCGGTGACGGACCTCTCGGTCCCGTACGTTCCGGGACTGCTCGCCTTCCGCGAGGGCGGTCCGATCGTGGACGCGCTGGCGACGCTTGCGACCGACCCGGACCTGTACGTCCTCGACGGAAGCGGCCGGATCCACTTTCGGCAGGCCGGGATCGCCACCCACGTCGGGGTGCTGTTCGACGCGCCCGCGGTCGGGGTCGCGAAGTCGCTGCTGTGTGGGACGCCGGACGGCGACGTGGACGGCAGACCCGCGGGCTGGCGGACGCCTATCCGGGCGGACGACCGGGTCGACGCGCCCGCAGGCACCGTCATCGGCCACGCCTACCAGTCGCGACAGTACGACTCCTCGCCGGTGATCAATCCGCTGTACGTGAGTCCGGGCCACCGCGTGAGCGCCGACACCGCGACCGACATCGTGGCGTCCCTGGGCGGCGAGTACAAACTCCCGGAGCCGACCCGGCTCGCCGACGCGTACGCCGAGGAGGCGAAGCGCGAGGTCGCCGGCGACGACCGCGAGTGA
- a CDS encoding TRC40/GET3/ArsA family transport-energizing ATPase, giving the protein MSDIDVEAVDEIDDGDDGDDGVDDSGADGDAPVSDPSRMGAEIDMTGASDLADPDAPEYVLYGGKGGVGKTTCAAATALASAADGAATLVVSTDPAHSLSDTLDAEIPARPSRIREDVPLYAAEIDPDAAMEEGMFGAGMATGAGEDGGVGGEGAPGDANPLGGLGGMGEAMGDSPLGGMLGGTMPGADEAAAMRQLLEHLDDPRFDRVVVDTAPTGHTLRLLQLPEMLDSMVGRMMKLKQQFSGMMEGMKGMFGMGDGSPEEPDLDELRERITRLRETLQDPSKTDFRVVMVPEEMSVVESERLVERLGEFSIPVNTLVVNRVMEDPREVAEFDEGVDPSWIVTPNLEDCEFCQRRWEVQQNSLARASDLYRGRDVKRVPLLADEVRGEDALGVVAACLA; this is encoded by the coding sequence ATGAGCGACATCGACGTGGAGGCCGTCGACGAGATCGACGACGGGGACGACGGAGACGACGGGGTCGACGACTCGGGTGCGGACGGCGACGCGCCCGTCTCCGACCCGTCACGGATGGGCGCGGAGATCGACATGACCGGCGCGTCCGACCTCGCCGATCCCGACGCCCCGGAGTACGTCCTCTACGGCGGGAAGGGGGGTGTCGGGAAGACGACGTGTGCGGCCGCGACCGCGCTCGCGAGCGCGGCCGACGGCGCGGCCACGCTCGTCGTCTCGACGGACCCGGCTCACTCGCTGTCGGACACGCTCGACGCCGAGATCCCCGCCCGTCCCTCGCGCATCCGCGAGGACGTGCCGCTGTACGCCGCCGAGATCGACCCCGACGCCGCGATGGAGGAGGGGATGTTCGGCGCGGGGATGGCCACCGGAGCGGGGGAGGACGGCGGCGTCGGTGGCGAGGGGGCACCGGGCGACGCGAACCCCCTCGGCGGCCTCGGGGGAATGGGGGAGGCGATGGGCGACTCGCCGCTGGGCGGGATGCTCGGAGGCACCATGCCCGGGGCCGACGAGGCGGCCGCGATGCGGCAACTGCTCGAACATCTCGACGACCCGCGATTCGACCGGGTCGTCGTCGACACTGCGCCCACGGGCCACACCCTCCGGCTCCTCCAGTTGCCGGAGATGCTCGACTCGATGGTCGGCCGGATGATGAAGCTCAAACAGCAGTTCTCCGGGATGATGGAGGGGATGAAGGGGATGTTCGGAATGGGGGACGGGTCCCCGGAGGAACCGGACCTGGACGAGCTCCGCGAGCGGATCACCCGACTGCGCGAGACGCTGCAGGACCCCTCGAAGACCGATTTCCGGGTGGTGATGGTGCCCGAGGAGATGAGCGTCGTCGAGTCCGAGCGGCTCGTCGAGCGTCTGGGAGAGTTCTCCATTCCGGTCAACACGCTCGTCGTCAACCGCGTGATGGAGGACCCGCGGGAGGTCGCGGAGTTCGACGAGGGCGTGGACCCGTCGTGGATCGTCACGCCGAACCTGGAGGACTGCGAGTTCTGTCAGCGCCGGTGGGAGGTCCAGCAGAACAGCCTCGCGAGGGCGAGCGACCTCTACCGCGGCCGCGACGTGAAGCGCGTCCCGCTGCTCGCCGACGAGGTGCGCGGGGAAGACGCCCTCGGCGTCGTCGCCGCCTGTCTGGCCTGA
- a CDS encoding pyridoxal phosphate-dependent aminotransferase, whose amino-acid sequence MNYERPKFFHVMEYARSADRDVVDMVSGNPDWEPPAPLREGLREYADADSEAFQYPPSEGLVELREEIAARRNVDSDRIVVTNGTGEANYLAMAAALDRDAGSEVLLTDPVYPYYPGKTELLDAEATLVPAERDGSLDPERFRAAASEDTALILVNTPNNPTGAVYSRETMAELAAIAADVDATLVADEVYDHFDFTGAFESALTLDSDRVIVTSGFSKSLAITGFRVGYAVLPDRFVDAAKTRHMLVNVATSRPPQVAVLRALRETGPDYYADVRAMLRERVETFTDALEAAGAEYSRPDGAFYVLARFDGFPGTMENAKRLVDEAGVAGMPGETFGSARDEWLRFALVTPRVEEAATRLTDYFA is encoded by the coding sequence GTGAACTACGAGCGCCCGAAGTTCTTTCACGTGATGGAGTACGCCCGGTCGGCCGACCGCGACGTGGTGGATATGGTGTCGGGTAACCCCGACTGGGAGCCGCCCGCGCCGCTGCGCGAGGGCCTCCGCGAGTACGCAGACGCCGACTCCGAGGCGTTCCAGTATCCACCCAGCGAGGGGCTGGTGGAACTGCGCGAGGAGATCGCCGCTCGCCGCAACGTCGACTCCGACCGGATCGTCGTCACCAACGGCACCGGCGAGGCGAACTACCTCGCGATGGCGGCGGCGCTCGATCGCGACGCCGGATCGGAGGTGCTGCTCACCGACCCCGTCTACCCGTACTACCCCGGGAAGACGGAACTGCTCGACGCGGAGGCGACGCTCGTGCCCGCCGAGCGCGACGGCTCGCTTGACCCCGAACGCTTCCGCGCGGCCGCGAGCGAGGACACGGCCCTGATCCTCGTGAACACGCCGAACAATCCCACGGGAGCCGTCTACTCGCGTGAGACGATGGCGGAGCTCGCGGCGATCGCCGCGGATGTGGACGCGACGCTCGTCGCCGACGAGGTGTACGATCACTTCGATTTCACGGGTGCGTTCGAGTCGGCGCTGACGCTCGACTCCGACCGGGTGATCGTCACCAGCGGCTTCTCGAAATCGCTCGCGATCACCGGGTTCAGAGTGGGATACGCGGTGCTTCCCGACCGGTTCGTCGACGCCGCGAAGACGCGCCACATGCTGGTGAACGTCGCGACCTCCCGCCCGCCGCAAGTGGCCGTGCTTCGGGCGCTGCGAGAGACGGGCCCCGACTACTACGCCGACGTTCGGGCGATGCTGCGCGAGCGCGTCGAGACGTTCACGGACGCGCTCGAGGCCGCCGGTGCGGAGTACTCACGTCCCGACGGGGCGTTCTACGTCCTCGCGCGCTTCGACGGCTTCCCGGGCACCATGGAGAACGCGAAGCGCCTCGTCGACGAGGCGGGCGTCGCGGGGATGCCCGGCGAGACCTTCGGCTCGGCGCGCGACGAGTGGCTCCGATTCGCCCTGGTGACCCCCCGCGTCGAGGAGGCGGCGACGCGGCTGACCGACTACTTCGCGTAA
- a CDS encoding DUF302 domain-containing protein — translation MTLPIDPAAVEGGDIGEKRATLEMSHEEAIEHVREVFTEHGFGIPVEFSPSDLLNEKVQADRDPYYVLGACNPAVADRALDATDRRMGALFPCNVVVWEEAPGVQTVYHVSIMRIARLLGLDTDREEMDAIIADTGEMVDAAYDDLDSS, via the coding sequence GTGACGCTACCGATCGATCCGGCCGCGGTGGAAGGCGGCGATATCGGCGAGAAGCGAGCCACCCTGGAGATGAGCCACGAGGAGGCGATCGAACACGTCCGCGAGGTGTTCACCGAGCACGGCTTCGGGATCCCGGTGGAGTTCTCGCCGTCGGATCTCCTCAACGAGAAAGTCCAGGCCGACCGCGACCCGTACTACGTGCTCGGCGCGTGCAACCCGGCGGTGGCCGACCGCGCGCTCGACGCGACCGACCGCCGGATGGGCGCGCTGTTCCCGTGCAACGTCGTGGTCTGGGAGGAAGCTCCCGGCGTCCAGACGGTCTATCACGTCTCTATCATGCGGATCGCCCGCCTGCTCGGTCTCGATACCGACCGAGAGGAGATGGACGCGATCATCGCCGACACCGGGGAGATGGTCGACGCGGCCTACGACGACCTCGACTCCTCGTAG
- a CDS encoding DUF5789 family protein, which produces MSDDVPEEEEEPAVELGDGPAVEGAPLARVASRLTWPQEKSRVLEKEGDATIRTPDGPRDLADVLAAVDTTYFDRRQTFVETVEDEVGRGPVQTAE; this is translated from the coding sequence ATGAGCGACGACGTACCCGAGGAGGAAGAGGAACCCGCCGTCGAACTCGGCGACGGACCCGCCGTGGAGGGCGCACCGCTCGCGCGCGTCGCCTCGCGGCTCACCTGGCCCCAGGAGAAGTCCCGCGTGCTCGAGAAGGAGGGCGACGCGACGATCCGGACGCCCGACGGGCCGCGCGACCTCGCGGACGTGCTGGCGGCGGTCGACACCACGTACTTCGACCGCCGACAGACGTTCGTCGAGACGGTCGAGGACGAGGTCGGTCGCGGTCCCGTACAGACCGCCGAGTAA
- a CDS encoding transcription initiation factor IIB, which translates to MTGPTRQRENRERRQWTGSTESGEETRSERTEENADEETDGDAVDLEDIDEEDLVRTADGELMHEPTGLIVEEDNVDRGPEWRAFNHSERQSKSRVGAPVTETMHDKGLTTTIDWKDKDAYGRSLSSEKRSQMHRLRKWQERIRTKDAGERNLQFALSETDRMASALGVPRSVREVASVIYRRALDEDLIRGRSIEGVATATLYAACRKEGIPRSLEEISEVSRVERKEIGRTYRYVSQELGLEMKPVDPKKYVPRFGSELELSEEVKSKANEIIETTAEQGLLSGKSPTGFAAAAIYAASLLCNEKKTQREVADVAQVTEVTIRNRYQEQIEAMGIHS; encoded by the coding sequence ATGACAGGTCCCACCCGCCAGCGCGAGAATCGCGAGCGACGCCAGTGGACGGGGAGCACCGAATCGGGGGAGGAGACACGATCGGAACGGACCGAAGAGAACGCCGACGAGGAGACCGACGGCGACGCGGTCGACCTCGAGGACATCGACGAGGAGGACCTCGTCCGTACGGCCGACGGCGAACTGATGCACGAGCCGACCGGGCTCATCGTCGAGGAGGACAACGTCGATCGAGGACCGGAGTGGCGGGCATTCAACCACTCCGAGCGCCAGTCGAAGTCCCGCGTCGGGGCACCCGTCACCGAGACGATGCACGACAAGGGCCTGACGACCACCATCGACTGGAAGGACAAGGACGCCTACGGGCGGTCACTCTCCTCGGAGAAGCGCTCGCAGATGCACCGCCTCCGCAAGTGGCAAGAGCGCATCCGCACCAAGGACGCCGGCGAGCGCAACCTTCAGTTCGCCCTCTCGGAGACCGATCGGATGGCGAGCGCGCTGGGCGTCCCGCGCTCGGTTCGGGAGGTCGCCTCCGTGATCTACCGCCGCGCGCTCGACGAGGACCTCATCCGCGGGCGCTCCATCGAGGGCGTCGCCACGGCGACGCTGTACGCCGCCTGTCGAAAGGAGGGCATCCCCCGGTCGCTCGAGGAGATATCGGAGGTATCGCGGGTCGAACGCAAAGAGATCGGCCGCACCTACCGCTACGTCTCCCAGGAACTCGGCCTGGAGATGAAGCCCGTCGACCCGAAGAAGTACGTCCCGCGGTTCGGCTCGGAACTGGAGCTCAGCGAGGAGGTGAAGTCGAAGGCCAACGAGATCATCGAGACGACCGCCGAGCAGGGACTGCTCTCGGGTAAGTCCCCGACTGGGTTCGCGGCCGCCGCCATCTACGCGGCCTCCCTGCTGTGCAACGAAAAGAAAACCCAGCGCGAGGTCGCCGACGTCGCCCAAGTCACCGAAGTCACCATCCGAAACCGCTATCAAGAGCAGATCGAAGCCATGGGCATTCACAGCTGA
- a CDS encoding SDR family oxidoreductase, translating to MTRTVLITGCSSGIGRASAEAFLDEEWTVYATARNPADIQTLGERDDCRIATLDVTDEADIERVVDRMLDEEGRIDALVNNAGYGQMGPVEDVPTEAVRDQFEVNVYGPHRLIREVLPAMRRREDGAIVNVSSAAGRVSFPGGGVYCGSKYALEAMSDALRNEVREYGISVSLIEPGPVDTGFEDRVASEVEGLDRSGAYESFYEMLDDYDAIGGDGGFVSVTPERVAEDVVDAASSTKPPARYPVGPLATVAEVGRLVPTRIADAMWSFASRLS from the coding sequence ATGACGAGAACCGTGCTCATCACGGGGTGCTCCTCGGGGATCGGCCGAGCGAGCGCCGAGGCGTTCCTCGACGAGGAGTGGACCGTGTACGCGACGGCGCGCAACCCCGCAGACATCCAGACGCTGGGCGAGCGCGACGACTGCCGGATCGCGACGCTCGACGTGACCGACGAGGCGGACATCGAGCGCGTCGTCGACCGGATGCTCGACGAGGAGGGGCGCATCGACGCGCTCGTCAACAACGCCGGCTACGGCCAGATGGGCCCGGTCGAGGACGTGCCGACCGAGGCCGTCCGCGACCAGTTCGAGGTGAACGTGTACGGCCCCCACCGACTGATCCGCGAGGTGTTGCCCGCGATGCGTCGCCGCGAGGACGGCGCGATCGTGAACGTCTCGTCGGCGGCGGGGCGGGTCTCGTTCCCCGGCGGCGGCGTCTACTGCGGCTCGAAGTACGCGCTGGAGGCGATGAGCGACGCCCTCCGCAACGAGGTCCGCGAGTACGGGATCTCCGTCTCGCTGATCGAGCCCGGTCCCGTCGACACCGGCTTCGAGGACCGCGTCGCCTCGGAGGTCGAGGGGCTCGACCGTTCGGGGGCGTACGAGTCGTTCTACGAGATGCTCGACGACTACGACGCGATCGGCGGCGACGGCGGGTTCGTCTCGGTCACGCCCGAGCGCGTCGCCGAGGACGTCGTCGACGCCGCGAGTTCGACGAAGCCGCCCGCGCGCTACCCGGTCGGACCGCTCGCGACGGTCGCCGAGGTCGGCCGACTCGTCCCGACGCGGATCGCCGACGCGATGTGGTCGTTCGCGTCGAGGCTGTCGTGA
- the nreA gene encoding DNA repair protein NreA: MNLDEYVEFEENERAERRRLAQEKSYELMDHLESFEHRFEEATDGDSVFGSVSPSIFVGSSNYPNLSTGLLSPVGHEEDAAAYETSGAWYEEDVSISDVFERRTSLLNSAQGVDARDAGTGGAGGGVHDAWDGFLGVQREVAIADRPVDVEVFLDDGPDIDYDVSPDDVATPTGPRARAADADLTENPHVPRPVKKTLEDDDWRAEGAMNYLYRRGFDVYDINTVLSAGALGRGENRRLVPTRWSITAVDDTIGTYLRGTVRDRRSVDTVQVWRNEYLGNAFWVILAPGDWEFELVEIKSPGSIWHPDPEGDTYLSSAHENREGRTRYVDETAGAYYAARFGVLEHLSERGRQAKVLVLRHVSDDYWGPVGVWQVRESVRNAFEGEHGEAETFEEAVRGVSDQLPVSLARLQRKSTMAAGLQSSLADWTG; encoded by the coding sequence GTGAACCTGGACGAGTACGTCGAGTTCGAGGAGAACGAGCGCGCCGAGCGGCGGCGGCTCGCCCAGGAGAAGTCCTACGAGCTGATGGATCACCTCGAGTCGTTCGAACACCGCTTCGAGGAGGCGACCGACGGCGACTCCGTCTTCGGGTCCGTCTCGCCGTCGATCTTCGTGGGCTCGTCGAACTACCCGAACCTCTCGACCGGGCTGCTCTCGCCCGTCGGCCACGAGGAGGACGCCGCGGCCTACGAGACCAGCGGCGCGTGGTACGAGGAGGACGTCTCCATCTCGGACGTGTTCGAGCGGCGCACCTCGTTGTTGAACTCCGCCCAGGGGGTCGACGCCCGCGACGCCGGTACCGGCGGTGCCGGCGGCGGCGTCCACGACGCGTGGGACGGCTTCCTCGGCGTCCAGCGCGAGGTCGCCATCGCGGACCGACCGGTCGACGTGGAGGTGTTCCTCGACGATGGGCCGGACATCGACTACGACGTGTCGCCCGACGACGTGGCGACGCCGACGGGTCCGCGTGCCCGCGCGGCCGACGCCGACCTGACGGAGAATCCGCACGTTCCGCGTCCCGTGAAGAAGACGCTGGAGGACGACGACTGGCGCGCCGAGGGCGCGATGAACTACCTCTATCGGCGCGGCTTCGACGTGTACGACATCAACACCGTGCTCTCGGCGGGGGCGCTCGGACGCGGCGAGAACCGTCGGCTGGTCCCGACACGCTGGTCGATCACCGCCGTCGACGACACGATCGGGACGTACCTCCGCGGCACCGTCCGCGACCGCCGGAGCGTCGACACCGTGCAGGTGTGGCGAAACGAGTACCTCGGCAACGCCTTCTGGGTGATCCTCGCGCCCGGCGACTGGGAGTTCGAACTGGTCGAGATCAAGTCGCCGGGGAGCATCTGGCACCCAGACCCCGAGGGCGACACCTACCTCTCGTCGGCCCACGAGAACCGCGAGGGCCGCACCCGGTACGTCGACGAGACGGCCGGCGCGTACTACGCCGCCCGGTTCGGGGTGCTCGAACACCTCTCCGAGCGCGGCCGGCAGGCGAAGGTGCTCGTCCTCCGGCACGTCTCCGACGACTACTGGGGTCCGGTCGGCGTCTGGCAGGTGCGCGAGAGCGTGCGCAACGCCTTTGAGGGCGAACACGGCGAGGCCGAGACGTTCGAGGAGGCCGTCCGCGGCGTGAGCGACCAGCTTCCGGTGTCGCTGGCGCGTCTGCAGAGGAAGTCGACGATGGCCGCGGGTCTCCAGTCGAGCCTCGCGGACTGGACGGGGTAG
- a CDS encoding rhomboid family intramembrane serine protease — translation MAQCSECGEYENLPYQCHRCGQSFCAEHRLPENHECPGLNEWDDPGGVFDSGFEDSVDGGVSGGSGGSGGGIGSRVRSRIDQERGTGGLLGAFRGNMTYVFLAVIWVTFAAEFAVLFTLGSGAFSDVFVLSESALRQGYVWTILTSVFSHDPGGFFHIAGNSIALYFFGPLVERYLGSKRFAGMFLVTGAVAGLSQILVGVLLGAPPSGGVLGASGAIMAVMGFLTIVNPDLRVMLLIPPIPLKIRTMTLLYAGFSLFGVVSTGSILGGAGGIAHAAHLSGLVLGVVYANVADGRRSVPNQIGGGGGGGGLGGPGGPGRGRF, via the coding sequence ATGGCGCAGTGTTCGGAGTGTGGTGAGTACGAGAACCTCCCGTACCAGTGCCACCGGTGCGGCCAGTCGTTCTGTGCGGAGCACCGCCTCCCCGAGAATCACGAGTGTCCGGGGCTGAACGAGTGGGACGACCCCGGCGGGGTGTTCGACTCCGGCTTCGAGGACTCCGTCGACGGCGGCGTATCCGGCGGATCCGGCGGCTCCGGCGGCGGAATCGGCTCGCGCGTCCGGTCGCGGATCGACCAGGAGCGGGGGACCGGCGGTCTGCTCGGCGCGTTCCGCGGGAACATGACGTACGTGTTCCTCGCGGTCATCTGGGTGACGTTCGCCGCCGAGTTCGCGGTGCTGTTCACGCTCGGTAGCGGCGCGTTCTCCGACGTCTTCGTCCTCAGCGAGAGCGCGCTCCGGCAGGGGTACGTCTGGACGATCCTCACGTCGGTGTTCTCACACGACCCCGGAGGCTTCTTTCACATCGCGGGCAACTCGATCGCGTTGTACTTCTTCGGCCCGCTGGTGGAGCGCTACCTGGGCTCGAAGCGGTTCGCCGGGATGTTCCTCGTCACCGGCGCGGTCGCCGGGCTGTCGCAGATCCTCGTCGGCGTGCTGCTGGGCGCGCCCCCGTCGGGCGGCGTGCTCGGCGCGTCGGGCGCGATCATGGCCGTGATGGGCTTTCTGACGATCGTGAACCCCGACCTGCGCGTGATGCTGCTCATCCCGCCGATCCCGCTGAAGATCCGAACGATGACGCTGCTGTACGCCGGCTTCTCGCTGTTCGGCGTCGTCTCGACCGGGAGCATCCTGGGCGGCGCGGGCGGCATCGCCCACGCGGCGCACCTCTCGGGGCTCGTGCTCGGCGTCGTCTACGCGAACGTCGCCGACGGCCGTCGGAGCGTCCCCAACCAGATCGGCGGCGGGGGCGGAGGCGGCGGCCTCGGCGGTCCCGGGGGTCCCGGGCGCGGGCGGTTCTGA
- a CDS encoding rnhA operon protein, translating to MDNTEYTSEATREQTGDGSDGDDWEEELPRSAVEAAERLTRLAREAVDDAEADAYREDRDRRVGEHGFTPRVRDEDDTLVLYPEEWVEDGTVQIDRIEDTDRAVEVSLSGAGDPDDWTAIEEHNAAIVERVAEEHGDPHRANARAFADFMGNHYARPVESASADEVQEFLEEYYPRNTWPSEKQRDTVRASVRYVFEAADERTPM from the coding sequence ATGGACAACACCGAGTACACGAGCGAGGCGACACGGGAGCAGACGGGCGACGGATCAGACGGGGACGACTGGGAGGAGGAACTGCCGCGTTCGGCCGTCGAGGCCGCCGAACGCCTCACGCGACTCGCCAGGGAGGCCGTCGACGACGCGGAGGCCGACGCCTACCGCGAGGACCGCGACCGGCGAGTCGGCGAGCACGGCTTCACCCCCCGCGTTCGCGACGAGGACGACACGCTCGTCCTCTACCCCGAGGAGTGGGTCGAGGACGGGACCGTTCAGATCGACCGGATCGAGGACACCGACCGGGCGGTCGAGGTGTCGCTGTCGGGTGCCGGCGACCCGGACGACTGGACGGCGATCGAGGAACACAACGCCGCGATCGTCGAGCGCGTCGCCGAGGAGCACGGCGACCCCCATCGCGCGAACGCTCGCGCGTTCGCGGACTTCATGGGTAACCACTACGCGCGACCAGTAGAGTCGGCGAGCGCCGACGAGGTGCAGGAGTTCCTCGAGGAGTACTACCCGCGAAACACCTGGCCCTCCGAGAAACAGCGCGACACCGTCCGGGCGTCGGTGCGGTACGTCTTCGAGGCCGCCGACGAACGGACTCCCATGTAG
- the rnhA gene encoding ribonuclease HI, whose product MPVIECDPEAARDRLTDAGVDAVAGNTDHERWRAEREGAIAVAYDDKVVVQGSDPERLAALVRDGGGRGHVYFDGASRGNPGPAAIGWAIVTGDGIVSEGGERIGDATNNRAEYEALIRALEAAVDYGLAEADVRGDSQLVVKQVRGEWNANDPDLRERRVRARELLERFDRWSIDHVPRELNERADDLANEAFEG is encoded by the coding sequence ATGCCGGTCATCGAGTGCGACCCGGAGGCGGCCCGCGACCGACTGACGGACGCGGGCGTCGACGCGGTCGCGGGCAACACCGACCACGAGCGCTGGCGCGCCGAGCGCGAGGGCGCGATCGCGGTCGCCTACGACGACAAGGTCGTGGTACAGGGCTCGGACCCCGAGCGGCTCGCGGCGCTCGTGCGCGACGGCGGCGGTCGCGGGCACGTCTACTTCGACGGGGCCTCTCGAGGTAACCCCGGGCCGGCCGCGATCGGCTGGGCGATCGTCACAGGCGACGGCATCGTCTCCGAGGGGGGCGAGCGCATCGGCGACGCGACCAACAACCGCGCCGAGTACGAGGCGCTGATTCGTGCGCTGGAGGCGGCCGTCGACTACGGGCTGGCGGAGGCGGACGTGCGCGGCGACTCACAGCTCGTCGTCAAGCAGGTGCGCGGCGAGTGGAACGCCAACGATCCCGACCTCAGGGAGCGACGGGTCCGCGCGCGGGAACTGCTGGAGCGGTTCGACCGCTGGAGCATCGATCACGTCCCGAGAGAGCTAAACGAACGGGCGGACGATCTGGCGAACGAGGCGTTCGAGGGTTGA
- a CDS encoding preprotein translocase subunit TatA, translating to MALLFGAVPGGPELLIILLVLLLLFGGTAVLLAVVGVGGLRLLGGASDADAGADEARIAELERDLSETRAELAELRSEREDDAGSAGDRGGTDDADDYEESRSS from the coding sequence ATGGCCCTCCTGTTCGGCGCGGTCCCCGGCGGTCCGGAGCTGTTGATCATCCTCCTCGTGCTTCTGCTGCTGTTCGGCGGAACCGCGGTACTGCTGGCGGTCGTCGGCGTCGGCGGCCTGCGGCTCCTCGGCGGTGCGAGCGACGCCGACGCGGGTGCAGACGAAGCGCGAATCGCCGAACTCGAACGCGACCTCTCCGAGACGCGCGCGGAGTTGGCCGAGCTTCGCTCCGAACGCGAGGACGACGCCGGGTCCGCCGGCGACCGTGGTGGTACCGACGACGCCGACGACTACGAGGAGTCGAGGTCGTCGTAG
- a CDS encoding PadR family transcriptional regulator, which yields MSEAQAEAEQTNVARDLTAFQQNILVILSEEAMYGLAIKRELESYYDAEVNHGRLYPNLDELVDLGLVEKSELDKRTNQYELTEAGREAVLDRLNWVLGKYVTDDDRASDVRELVDGTTEA from the coding sequence ATGTCAGAGGCACAAGCGGAGGCCGAACAGACGAACGTCGCGCGGGATCTCACCGCGTTCCAACAGAACATCCTCGTCATCCTCTCGGAGGAGGCGATGTACGGGCTCGCGATCAAGCGCGAGCTGGAGAGCTACTACGACGCCGAGGTCAACCACGGTCGGCTGTACCCCAACCTCGACGAACTCGTCGACCTGGGGCTCGTCGAGAAGAGCGAACTCGACAAGCGGACGAACCAGTACGAGCTGACCGAGGCGGGCCGCGAGGCCGTACTCGACCGCCTGAACTGGGTCCTCGGCAAGTACGTCACCGACGACGACCGCGCGTCGGACGTCCGCGAACTCGTCGACGGCACGACCGAGGCGTAA